In Bremerella alba, one genomic interval encodes:
- the speA gene encoding biosynthetic arginine decarboxylase → MLKENGNRWTTADSTDLYEVDRWGKSYFSVSDEGHLLVHPSKSSDKVIDLKTVVDRLEARGIALPILLRFSEILQNRLQEINNAFTTAIADYDYKNKYSCIYPIKVNQQRHVVEEVLDYGRPYGFGLEAGSKPELLAVIAMTDENTPIICNGFKDEEYIEIAMYGQKLGRTIIPVVEKYTELELILKTAAEIGVRPKIGFRVKLASRGKGRWSASGGYHSKFGLTVTEVLRALDELKSRGMEDCFNLLHYHQGSQVSNIRYVKTALIEAARIYVDLVKRGAGLKYLDVGGGLGVDYDGSQTDFHSSMNYTLDEYARDVVSHVQSICNEAGVAHPHLLSESGRAVVAFHSVLVFGTLGVAEQGLGELKQEFDENTPTPLRELKEAYGSVGPRTVLESFHDAQMALDMALSMFGNGNLSLEQRSEAETLYWNLCFKIRGLISELDHVPEEFEGLDRMLCDTYFCNFSLFQSLPDNWAISQLFPIMPIHRLNEEPQRHAVIGDITCDSDGKIDQFIDRRHVKRTLQLHRYDGQPYYMGAFLVGAYQEVLGDLHNLFGDTNAVHVELDDQGEPSFTHIIKGDTVQEVLHYMQFNEEELTRQMQRSVELSIKKGAIEAKEAGTIMKFYESGLRGYTYLE, encoded by the coding sequence ATGCTGAAAGAGAATGGCAACCGGTGGACCACCGCCGATTCTACCGATCTGTACGAAGTCGACCGGTGGGGAAAAAGCTATTTCAGCGTCAGTGACGAAGGGCACCTGCTGGTCCATCCTTCGAAGTCCTCCGACAAAGTGATCGACTTGAAGACCGTGGTCGATCGTCTCGAGGCGCGGGGGATAGCTTTGCCGATTCTGCTCCGTTTTAGCGAGATTCTGCAAAACCGCCTGCAGGAAATCAACAATGCTTTTACGACTGCCATTGCTGACTACGACTACAAAAATAAGTATTCGTGCATCTATCCGATCAAGGTGAACCAACAGCGGCACGTCGTCGAGGAAGTGCTCGACTACGGTCGTCCTTATGGGTTCGGGCTGGAAGCCGGCAGCAAGCCTGAGCTTCTGGCGGTCATCGCAATGACGGACGAAAACACGCCGATCATCTGCAATGGGTTCAAGGATGAAGAGTACATCGAGATTGCCATGTACGGTCAAAAGCTTGGCCGGACGATCATCCCTGTGGTCGAGAAGTACACGGAACTCGAGCTTATTCTCAAGACGGCAGCAGAAATAGGCGTTCGTCCCAAGATTGGCTTCCGCGTGAAGTTGGCTTCGCGAGGTAAAGGGCGTTGGTCGGCCAGTGGCGGCTATCACAGTAAGTTCGGCTTGACGGTTACGGAAGTCCTGCGGGCCTTGGACGAGCTCAAGTCGCGCGGCATGGAAGACTGCTTCAACTTGCTGCACTATCACCAGGGAAGCCAAGTCAGCAATATCCGCTATGTAAAAACGGCTTTGATCGAAGCGGCACGCATTTATGTCGACTTAGTCAAGCGTGGAGCTGGCCTGAAGTACTTGGATGTCGGCGGCGGTTTGGGGGTCGACTACGACGGTTCGCAAACCGATTTCCATTCCAGCATGAATTACACGTTGGACGAGTATGCTCGCGATGTGGTCTCTCATGTTCAGTCGATCTGCAACGAAGCAGGGGTTGCTCATCCGCACTTGTTGTCGGAAAGTGGCCGCGCCGTGGTTGCCTTCCACAGTGTGTTGGTCTTCGGCACGCTGGGGGTGGCCGAACAGGGGTTGGGTGAGTTAAAGCAGGAATTTGACGAGAATACGCCGACCCCACTGCGTGAGTTAAAAGAGGCCTACGGTTCGGTAGGTCCGCGAACGGTGCTGGAAAGCTTCCATGATGCTCAGATGGCGTTGGATATGGCCTTGTCGATGTTTGGCAACGGCAATCTGAGTCTCGAGCAGCGTAGCGAAGCGGAAACGTTGTATTGGAATCTCTGCTTCAAGATTCGCGGGCTCATCAGCGAGCTCGATCACGTGCCGGAGGAATTCGAAGGCCTCGATCGCATGCTCTGCGATACGTACTTCTGCAATTTCTCGCTGTTTCAATCATTGCCAGATAACTGGGCGATCAGCCAGTTGTTTCCCATTATGCCGATCCATCGGCTCAATGAAGAGCCACAGCGGCATGCTGTGATTGGTGATATTACCTGTGATAGCGACGGAAAGATTGATCAGTTCATCGATCGCCGTCACGTTAAGCGAACGCTGCAACTGCATCGCTATGACGGTCAGCCGTATTACATGGGAGCGTTTCTAGTCGGAGCCTACCAGGAAGTGTTGGGCGACCTGCACAACTTGTTTGGCGATACCAACGCGGTCCACGTCGAGCTCGACGACCAAGGCGAGCCTTCTTTCACGCACATCATTAAAGGTGATACGGTGCAAGAGGTGCTGCACTACATGCAGTTCAACGAAGAAGAGTTGACCCGGCAAATGCAACGCAGCGTCGAGCTATCGATCAAGAAGGGGGCCATCGAAGCCAAGGAAGCAGGCACGATCATGAAGTTCTATGAATCGGGCCTGCGTGGTTACACTTACTTGGAATAG
- a CDS encoding secondary thiamine-phosphate synthase enzyme YjbQ produces the protein MKSFTKEIWMDVPQRRMIVDIHGDVEDCLAESGIQEGMVLVNAMHITASVFINDNESGLHQDYDRWLEEMVPFNPGTDPASGGYLHNRTGEDNADAHHKRQVMGREVVVAITKGKLHLGPWEHIFYYEFDGRRRKRILVKIIGE, from the coding sequence ATGAAGTCGTTTACCAAAGAAATCTGGATGGACGTCCCTCAACGACGGATGATCGTCGATATCCACGGCGACGTGGAAGACTGCCTCGCGGAAAGTGGTATTCAAGAGGGCATGGTCCTGGTCAATGCCATGCACATTACGGCAAGTGTCTTCATCAACGACAACGAAAGTGGCCTGCACCAGGATTACGATCGTTGGTTAGAAGAGATGGTCCCCTTCAACCCCGGCACCGACCCTGCCAGCGGCGGCTACTTGCACAACCGCACCGGCGAAGACAATGCGGATGCCCACCACAAGCGACAGGTCATGGGGCGGGAAGTGGTGGTTGCGATTACCAAGGGCAAACTGCACTTAGGGCCGTGGGAGCATATCTTTTACTACGAGTTTGACGGTCGGCGACGGAAGCGGATTTTGGTGAAGATTATTGGGGAGTGA